In Pararge aegeria chromosome 5, ilParAegt1.1, whole genome shotgun sequence, one DNA window encodes the following:
- the LOC120624003 gene encoding GDP-fucose transporter 1: MRDRQSELCSKYIKIFLVVSCYWVVSIATVFVNKSLLSGQSVHLEAPLFITWFQCIVSFVICFTLSSTGGIPRVFSFPKGTPWCREVARNVVPLSIMFTLMIALNNLCLKYVGVPFYFIGRSLTTVFNVALSWILLRQATSLKCMMCCAFIIFGFYLGVDQENLLGSFSLLGTIYGVAGSLMLSLYSIYTKKVLPCVNQEVWLLSYYNNAYSIIIFLPLIVINGEISVLWNYNNFDSTYFWVQMVIGGVCGFAIGYVTSLQIKVTSPLTHNISGTAKACAQTVIATQWYNESKNTLWWSSNIIVLASSALYARFKQLEMEEHAKKPIPEDRRSLV; this comes from the exons ATGAGGGACCGTCAGTCGGAATTGTGTTCAAAatacatcaaaatatttttagttgtgTCCTGTTACTG GGTTGTATCAATAGCCACAGTGTTTGTAAACAAGAGTCTGTTGAGTGGACAATCAGTGCACTTGGAGGCTCCTTTGTTCATCACATGGTTCCAGTGCATAGTTTCATTTGTAATATGTTTCACATTGAGCAGTACAGGAGGGATTCCCCGTGTGTTCAGTTTCCCTAAAGGCACTCCTTGGTGCAGAGAGGTTGCAAGAAAT GTGGTGCCTTTGTCAATTATGTTCACATTGATGATAGCATTAAACAACCTCTGCCTGAAATATGTTGGGGTGCCATTTTACTTCATAGGAAGATCACTGACTACTGTATTCAATGTGGCATTGAGCTGGATACTTTTGAGACAAGCAACTTCTTTGAAATGTATGATGTGTTGTGCTTTCATCATATTTGGATTCTACCTTGGAGTTGACCAGGAGAATTTGTTAG GTTCATTTTCTCTCCTTGGGACAATATATGGTGTGGCTGGATCCCTTATGCTGTCACTATATTCAATTTACACAAAGAAAGTGTTGCCATGTGTCAACCAGGAAGTCTGGCTTCTGTCCTACTACAATAATGCTTACtcgataataatatttctaccCCTGATAGTGATCAATGGCGAGATCAGTGTTTTGTGGAATTATAACAACTTTGATAGTACATACTTCTGGGTGCAAATGGTTATCGGCGGTGTGTGTGGATTTGCTATTGGCTATGTGACCTCTTTGCAAATTAAG GTCACATCTCCATTAACTCACAACATATCTGGCACAGCGAAAGCGTGCGCTCAGACGGTAATAGCCACCCAGTGGTACAACGAGAGCAAGAACACCCTGTGGTGGTCATCCAATATTATAGTTTTAGCAAGTAGCGCTTTGTATGCGAGGTTTAAACAGCTTGAAATGGAGGAGCACGCTAAGAAACCCATTCCGGAAGATCGACGGAGCTTAGTATGA
- the LOC120624004 gene encoding membrane-associated progesterone receptor component 1-like, protein MASAPEAKSADSVETESPAADSIFNEILNPVNLVLTAIILVLVFKILRSRLGKPCAEHQVPELPKIRKDMTVAELRQYDGTQADGRVLVAVNGWIFDATRGRRFYGPGGPYAAFGGKDASRGLATFSVTSSDKEYDDLSDLNSMEMDSVKEWEAQFREKYELVGKLLKPGEEPTNYSDEETEETDNSTSNPEDKKDK, encoded by the exons ATGGCATCAGCGCCAGAAGCCAAATCAGCAGATAGCGTAGAAACGGAAAGTCCTGCGGCGGACTCTATTTTCAATGAAATCCTTAATCCGGTGAATTTAGTTTTAACTGCGATAATATTGGTGTTGGTGTTTAAAATATTGAGGAGTAGGTTAGGTAAGCCGTGTGCTGAGCATCAGGTGCCTGAGCTGCCCAAGATACGGAAGGATATGACAGTTGCTGAGCTTCGGCAGTACGATGGGACACAGGCAGACGGTCGAGTTCTTGTAGCGGTAAACGGTTGGATATTCGACGCGACCCGAGGACGGCGCTTCTACGGGCCGG GAGGTCCATATGCAGCGTTTGGAGGTAAAGATGCATCTAGAGGCCTCGCCACATTCTCGGTCACATCATCAGATAAGGAATATGATGATCTTAGTGACCTAAACTCAATGGAAATGGACTCTGTAAAGGAGTGGGAGGCCCAGTTTAGAG AAAAATACGAGCTAGTGGGTAAACTATTAAAGCCAGGAGAGGAACCGACGAACTATTCCGATGAGGAGACAGAGGAAACAGACAACTCCACCAGTAACCCCGAAGACAAGAAAGACAAATAG